A genomic stretch from Methanobrevibacter arboriphilus JCM 13429 = DSM 1125 includes:
- a CDS encoding NosD domain-containing protein, translated as MFLSVFGKDHFNSGFKFLLAFSFVFLVFLSLSSVQAVYVDDESQYNGSDDIQSIIDNANDNDTVEFVGTKYNNLSLKINKNLNIVSNVGTKFIGSKDKIAFIIGPNVSSLNITGFIFRGYNSSVYSNSSSNINLNGLLIEDCDNGIVLDNSHNVVISDSTINGGNKGIVVNGSTNIDLRYLNIINSSANGIQIINSNGTNILSSLIKGCGQNSSNSGIYGIHINNVISLFIKGCNIIENRHGIGIDSVKNLSVSESNLSFNGAPTYWNYGGITYFEFRSGVGLNFISGICDNILIYKNTFENESVSISFNTWISNFTMVENLIFSVIESIPEGVVWHTSTNLVSNNIITNGLGGPHNGGAVFQANLVKGFCCGIDFIAMHIKLIRTGISTYTAYIISDANGEVSNNVPIFTDKGTIASNIPDGIMTFTIGSKVFLVQLVNGVATLTVDFSDLTGDVSVDYYGFGASINWDREFEYMDPIFDDLYEISGFGVIPVFKDFNDTNSSQNPGSGDDSGNGWGDGNGDGSGSGDGWGDGFGFGFTKFMLNQAQSFASLFSSNSNSDYSSQNSNSQDSTNYQSSVQSSNGLGIGVSQKPSLSSSSGGAEGSGKSSEITVKNPTMNEIIQNPISWIIMAIILIIALIFGYINRRRTIL; from the coding sequence ATGTTTTTATCTGTATTTGGAAAAGACCATTTTAATAGTGGATTTAAGTTTTTATTAGCTTTTTCTTTTGTGTTTTTGGTTTTTTTGTCTTTGAGTAGTGTTCAAGCTGTTTATGTTGATGATGAAAGTCAATATAATGGTTCAGATGATATTCAAAGTATTATTGATAATGCGAATGATAATGATACTGTGGAGTTTGTTGGAACTAAATATAATAATTTGTCTTTAAAAATTAATAAAAATTTGAATATTGTTTCAAATGTTGGTACTAAATTTATTGGTTCTAAAGATAAGATTGCTTTTATTATTGGTCCAAATGTTTCTAGTCTTAATATTACTGGATTCATTTTCAGAGGTTATAATTCTTCTGTTTATTCAAATTCAAGTTCTAATATTAATTTAAATGGTCTTTTGATTGAAGATTGTGATAATGGAATAGTTTTAGATAATTCACATAATGTTGTTATTAGTGATTCAACAATTAATGGTGGTAATAAGGGAATTGTGGTTAATGGTTCTACTAATATAGATTTGAGATACCTTAATATTATTAATTCTAGTGCTAATGGTATTCAAATTATTAATTCTAATGGAACCAATATTTTAAGTTCTCTTATTAAAGGTTGTGGTCAAAACTCCTCTAATAGTGGTATCTATGGAATTCATATTAATAATGTAATTTCCTTATTTATCAAGGGTTGTAATATTATTGAAAATCGACATGGAATTGGTATAGATTCTGTTAAAAATTTGTCAGTATCAGAGTCTAATTTATCTTTCAATGGAGCTCCAACTTATTGGAATTATGGTGGTATTACATATTTTGAATTTCGTAGTGGTGTTGGTTTGAATTTCATATCGGGTATTTGTGATAATATTTTAATATATAAAAATACTTTTGAAAATGAATCTGTTAGTATTAGTTTTAATACTTGGATTTCAAATTTTACTATGGTTGAAAATCTCATTTTCAGTGTTATAGAATCCATTCCAGAAGGAGTAGTTTGGCATACTAGTACTAATCTTGTTTCTAATAATATAATTACTAATGGACTTGGTGGTCCTCACAATGGTGGGGCAGTATTTCAGGCAAACTTAGTTAAAGGCTTTTGTTGTGGTATTGATTTTATTGCAATGCATATTAAGCTTATTAGGACTGGTATTTCTACTTATACTGCTTATATTATTAGTGATGCTAATGGCGAAGTTTCGAATAATGTCCCTATTTTCACTGATAAGGGTACGATTGCGAGTAATATTCCTGATGGGATTATGACTTTCACTATTGGTTCTAAGGTTTTTCTTGTTCAGCTTGTTAATGGTGTTGCTACTTTAACTGTTGATTTTTCTGATTTAACTGGTGATGTTTCTGTTGATTATTATGGCTTTGGTGCTAGTATAAATTGGGATAGGGAATTTGAATATATGGATCCTATTTTTGATGATTTATATGAAATTTCTGGTTTTGGTGTAATACCTGTTTTTAAGGATTTTAATGACACTAATAGTTCACAAAACCCTGGTTCTGGTGATGATTCTGGTAATGGTTGGGGTGATGGTAATGGTGATGGCTCTGGTTCAGGTGATGGATGGGGAGATGGATTTGGATTTGGTTTTACTAAATTTATGTTAAATCAAGCACAATCATTTGCAAGTTTGTTTTCTTCAAACTCTAATTCTGATTATTCAAGTCAAAATTCTAATTCTCAGGATTCAACTAATTATCAAAGTTCAGTTCAAAGTAGTAATGGATTGGGAATTGGTGTGAGCCAAAAACCTTCATTAAGTTCTTCTTCTGGAGGAGCTGAAGGTTCTGGAAAATCTAGTGAAATCACAGTTAAAAATCCTACTATGAATGAAATTATCCAAAATCCAATTAGTTGGATAATTATGGCCATTATACTTATTATAGCCCTTATTTTTGGTTATATTAATAGGAGGAGAACTATTCTATAA
- a CDS encoding shikimate kinase → MKKIVRSPGSATIVNAIATGSGSAFGINLDIVVEVKSTNSGIKCSPDLDIDTSLMELCAKNVFNHYQINFEDNKEDLGSVEDSIGIEISTKSNLPPASGLSSSSALSNAVTLATSELIVAEFDKKPMNDLEIVNLAIDSSLEAGVTITGAFDDATASYFGGVTVTDNINREIIIKEKMDNHKLLIYMPNIDSMTANSDVKRMKLLAPLVEMAFEKASQKEYYTALNLNGILYSNALDFDTKIAIDALSAGAIASGLSGTGSAYVAIVDNESKDNVKDIWNSYTDSGRIIETEVDNLGTSIIE, encoded by the coding sequence ATGAAAAAAATTGTTCGATCTCCAGGTTCTGCTACTATTGTAAATGCTATAGCTACTGGTTCAGGTTCTGCATTTGGTATTAACTTAGATATTGTAGTTGAAGTTAAATCTACAAATTCTGGGATTAAATGCTCTCCTGATTTAGATATTGATACTAGTCTTATGGAACTTTGTGCAAAAAATGTCTTTAATCATTATCAAATCAACTTTGAAGATAACAAAGAAGATTTAGGGAGTGTTGAAGATAGCATTGGTATTGAAATTTCAACAAAATCTAATTTGCCTCCTGCATCAGGTCTTTCAAGCAGTAGTGCACTTTCAAATGCAGTTACTTTAGCTACTTCTGAATTAATCGTGGCTGAATTTGATAAAAAACCAATGAATGATTTAGAAATTGTTAATCTAGCTATTGATTCTTCTTTAGAAGCAGGTGTTACAATCACTGGAGCATTTGATGATGCTACTGCTTCTTATTTCGGGGGAGTCACAGTTACAGATAATATAAATCGTGAAATTATAATAAAAGAAAAAATGGATAACCACAAACTATTAATATACATGCCAAACATAGATTCAATGACTGCAAATTCTGATGTTAAAAGGATGAAGCTTTTAGCTCCTTTAGTTGAAATGGCATTTGAAAAAGCTAGTCAAAAAGAATATTATACTGCTTTAAACTTAAATGGAATATTATATTCTAATGCTTTAGATTTTGATACTAAAATAGCTATTGATGCTTTAAGTGCAGGAGCTATTGCTTCTGGACTTTCAGGAACTGGTTCTGCTTATGTAGCTATTGTAGATAATGAATCTAAAGATAATGTTAAGGATATTTGGAATTCTTATACTGATTCTGGAAGAATTATTGAAACTGAGGTAGATAATCTTGGAACATCAATCATTGAATAA
- the pcm gene encoding protein-L-isoaspartate O-methyltransferase, which produces MLNDKKALIENLLKFGYIKTEKVRKAMETVDREKFIPNELKPYAYLDRPLPLEEGQTISAPHMVAVICEKLELEEGMNVLEIGTGFGYNAAVISEAMNKKGQVYSVERIESLANKALENLKKTGYGETVDVLIGDGTLGYDKGAPYDRIYGTAGSPYIPESLKKQLKVGGRLIIPVGDKLGFQDLICIVKESENEFREKSLGEVVFVPMIGKHGWSEK; this is translated from the coding sequence ATGTTAAATGATAAAAAAGCACTTATTGAAAATCTTTTAAAATTTGGTTATATAAAAACAGAGAAAGTTAGAAAAGCTATGGAAACAGTTGACAGAGAAAAATTTATTCCTAATGAGTTGAAGCCTTATGCTTATTTAGATAGACCATTACCATTAGAAGAAGGACAAACAATTTCAGCACCCCACATGGTTGCAGTTATTTGTGAAAAATTAGAACTTGAAGAAGGAATGAATGTTTTAGAAATTGGAACTGGATTTGGATATAATGCTGCGGTTATTTCTGAAGCTATGAATAAAAAAGGACAGGTATATAGTGTAGAACGTATAGAATCTCTTGCTAATAAAGCTCTTGAGAATCTTAAAAAAACTGGTTATGGGGAAACTGTTGATGTACTCATAGGTGATGGAACTTTAGGTTATGATAAAGGAGCACCTTATGATAGAATCTACGGAACTGCAGGAAGCCCATATATTCCAGAATCTCTAAAAAAACAACTTAAAGTTGGAGGAAGGTTAATAATTCCTGTTGGTGATAAGTTAGGTTTTCAAGACCTTATATGTATAGTTAAGGAATCTGAAAATGAATTTAGAGAAAAATCTCTAGGAGAAGTTGTTTTTGTTCCAATGATTGGGAAACATGGCTGGTCTGAAAAATAA
- a CDS encoding outer membrane protein assembly factor BamB family protein — MNVKSIRLTNLSRILFLVSLVLICVSALNFVAADENSTNNVGNDSLIGVNDSSVDKTSYSVAETKSSTSKSSSSENAGVDSNITQWTNKLNVSGSPVLSKDGNTIYVCENNGNVSAFNKDGSLKWKFNTGTTILNSPVVGESGAIYVINRANILYSINPNGSLNWKYTIGSLGDQNSGSSPVLDEYENIYFTTKNGILGSVNKNGVLRWSIQIHGSVDRMSGVNIITKPYILGTPVVSNGRLYITDLHDLDVGSFYQTGIVLICVNTSNGNILWENIFDQNGASIQYNSITVASDGTVYITTCREWNEGLVRGQIFHGYIDGPYPYNFTWEYFYINNTSLYAFSPEGELLWKWGDNSTGLNAFGSPAISSNGTIYIVYNNALYAIYNGNILWKYNHGGVASSYVSPVIDKNGVIYLSTTSGILAINPNGTLKWKKTTGTVKSPIIIGNDGTIYFVDENNLYALNKAVANFTYNSSNLDVEFTDRTNGNGFYYYWDFGDGTFSSERNPTHRYSSNGNYTVSLTIATGNHIDVFTLIVTVDDKKAPYISVNNPSGRYNKTITVNVTINEEGFIYYTIDGSNPVIGGNLWNGSLLINKSTVLRLIAVDVSGNPSPIYTFNYILENNGQNNSNSSGSSGKASKAVKPKPIVLPDLKIVSTKTKNGFVYVKVKNIGNAVSSKCNLLVYYNKKNYKVVSVPKIGKGQTKILKVKFYKNLASKTKVAEINYKKLSKESDYYNNKVKFRSSIIGKSNVDLVITSTKVKGSYCYVKIKNIGKSSSSKSSLIVYYGKKYNSVKVSKIGSGKSKWVKVKFFKNLISKSKFAKVNFNKVAEESNYNNNIVKFKNSITRNSYSPSSSGLKSVVRGGDLVVTSIVRLFLADKYPNDPKYYNHTIYNVTIKNEGGKAVGASQLKMALTDEHYKIIDVPSLKVGGSVSLTVFFFNEDHRNHDEDWGIGFTNQTTGERLTKYVTLNYNKKVSEDNYNNNYFTFKDDYYKYLPDLKVTDIKRSDNIYSITIRNIGSAVAKSSTILMWYDDNHIMEITVPSIGVGKSVTIKINFFKYSTHRSLYKYLWLNYNKKITESDYINNAVKFKI; from the coding sequence ATGAATGTTAAGTCAATAAGATTAACGAATCTGTCAAGAATATTGTTTTTAGTATCTTTAGTTTTGATTTGTGTTTCTGCTTTAAATTTTGTTGCTGCAGATGAAAATTCAACCAATAATGTGGGAAATGATTCTTTAATTGGTGTAAATGATTCTTCGGTTGATAAAACAAGCTATTCGGTTGCTGAGACAAAGTCCTCAACTAGTAAATCTAGTTCTTCTGAAAATGCAGGTGTTGATTCCAATATAACTCAATGGACTAATAAGTTAAATGTTTCAGGCTCACCAGTTTTAAGCAAAGATGGTAATACTATCTATGTTTGTGAAAATAATGGTAATGTGTCTGCTTTTAACAAGGATGGTTCTCTTAAATGGAAATTTAACACTGGAACTACTATATTAAACTCTCCTGTTGTTGGTGAAAGTGGAGCTATTTATGTTATTAATCGAGCAAATATATTATACTCGATCAATCCTAATGGAAGTTTAAATTGGAAGTATACCATTGGATCTCTTGGAGATCAGAATTCTGGTTCTTCACCGGTTCTAGATGAATATGAAAATATTTATTTTACTACTAAAAATGGTATTTTAGGTTCTGTTAATAAGAATGGTGTTTTAAGGTGGAGTATTCAAATTCATGGATCTGTTGATCGAATGAGTGGAGTTAATATAATAACAAAACCTTATATTCTTGGGACTCCTGTTGTATCTAATGGTAGGTTATATATAACTGATCTTCATGATCTGGATGTAGGTAGTTTTTATCAGACAGGTATTGTGCTTATTTGTGTAAATACAAGTAATGGTAATATTTTATGGGAGAATATTTTTGATCAAAATGGTGCTTCAATTCAATATAATTCCATAACAGTTGCTAGTGATGGTACTGTTTATATAACAACTTGTAGAGAATGGAATGAAGGATTAGTTCGTGGTCAAATCTTTCATGGATATATAGATGGTCCTTATCCTTATAATTTCACATGGGAATATTTTTATATAAATAATACTAGTTTATATGCTTTTTCTCCTGAAGGAGAGCTTTTATGGAAATGGGGAGATAATAGCACTGGGCTAAATGCCTTTGGCTCTCCAGCTATTAGTTCTAATGGAACTATATATATTGTTTATAATAATGCGTTATATGCAATTTATAATGGAAATATCTTATGGAAATATAATCATGGTGGTGTTGCTTCATCTTATGTTAGTCCAGTTATTGATAAAAATGGGGTGATTTATCTAAGTACTACTTCAGGTATTTTAGCTATTAACCCTAATGGTACTCTTAAATGGAAAAAGACTACAGGTACAGTTAAAAGTCCTATAATAATTGGTAATGATGGTACTATTTATTTTGTTGATGAAAACAATTTATATGCTCTTAATAAAGCTGTTGCGAATTTTACTTATAATAGTTCTAATTTGGATGTTGAGTTTACTGATAGAACTAATGGTAATGGTTTTTATTATTATTGGGATTTTGGAGATGGAACATTTTCATCTGAGAGAAATCCAACACATAGGTATAGTAGTAATGGGAACTATACTGTTAGTTTAACTATTGCTACAGGTAATCATATCGATGTTTTCACACTTATTGTAACTGTTGATGATAAAAAGGCTCCATATATTAGTGTTAATAATCCAAGTGGCAGGTATAATAAGACTATCACTGTTAATGTAACAATAAATGAAGAAGGATTTATTTATTATACTATTGATGGTTCTAACCCAGTTATAGGGGGTAATTTATGGAATGGTTCTTTGTTAATAAATAAAAGTACTGTTCTTCGTTTAATAGCTGTTGATGTGTCTGGTAATCCTTCACCTATATATACTTTTAACTATATTTTAGAAAATAATGGTCAGAATAATAGTAATAGTAGTGGTAGTAGTGGTAAGGCTAGTAAAGCTGTTAAACCTAAGCCTATTGTTCTTCCAGATTTGAAAATAGTTTCCACTAAAACAAAAAATGGCTTTGTGTATGTTAAAGTTAAAAATATTGGTAATGCTGTATCTTCTAAATGTAATTTATTAGTTTATTATAATAAGAAAAATTATAAAGTTGTTAGTGTGCCTAAGATAGGTAAAGGTCAAACTAAAATACTTAAAGTTAAATTTTATAAAAATTTAGCTAGTAAAACCAAAGTTGCTGAGATTAATTATAAGAAGTTATCCAAAGAGTCTGATTATTATAATAATAAAGTTAAGTTTAGAAGTTCTATAATCGGTAAGTCTAATGTTGATCTTGTTATTACTTCTACTAAGGTTAAGGGTTCTTATTGTTATGTTAAGATTAAAAATATTGGTAAAAGTAGCTCTTCTAAATCTTCTTTAATTGTTTATTATGGTAAAAAATATAATTCTGTTAAGGTTTCTAAAATAGGTTCAGGTAAATCTAAATGGGTTAAAGTTAAATTTTTCAAGAATTTAATCTCTAAGAGTAAGTTTGCAAAGGTTAATTTTAATAAGGTGGCAGAGGAGTCTAATTATAATAATAATATTGTGAAGTTTAAGAATTCTATTACTCGTAATTCTTATAGTCCTAGTTCTTCTGGTTTGAAATCTGTTGTTCGTGGTGGTGATTTGGTTGTTACTAGTATTGTTCGTTTGTTTTTAGCTGATAAGTATCCGAATGATCCTAAGTATTATAATCATACTATTTATAATGTGACTATTAAAAATGAGGGTGGTAAAGCTGTTGGTGCTTCTCAACTTAAAATGGCTCTTACTGATGAGCATTATAAGATTATTGATGTTCCATCTTTAAAAGTTGGTGGAAGTGTATCTTTAACTGTGTTTTTCTTTAATGAAGATCATCGTAATCATGATGAGGACTGGGGTATAGGTTTTACTAATCAAACAACTGGTGAGCGTTTGACTAAGTATGTTACACTAAATTATAATAAGAAAGTAAGTGAGGATAATTATAATAATAATTATTTCACTTTCAAGGATGATTATTATAAGTATCTTCCTGATTTGAAGGTTACTGATATTAAAAGAAGTGATAATATTTATAGTATTACAATTCGTAATATTGGTAGTGCTGTTGCAAAGTCTAGTACGATTTTAATGTGGTATGATGATAATCATATTATGGAAATCACAGTTCCGTCTATTGGTGTTGGTAAAAGTGTTACAATTAAGATTAATTTCTTTAAATACTCTACACATCGCTCACTTTATAAATACCTATGGTTGAATTATAACAAAAAAATAACTGAAAGTGATTATATAAACAACGCAGTGAAATTCAAAATCTAA
- a CDS encoding 30S ribosomal protein S17e: MGNIRTSFVKRTSKELIEIHQGVFTTDFDENKKLVAEKSTVSTKHLRNKIAGYVTRLVRQQQAEM; the protein is encoded by the coding sequence ATGGGAAATATTAGAACTTCATTTGTTAAAAGAACTTCAAAAGAACTTATTGAAATTCATCAAGGTGTTTTTACTACAGATTTCGATGAAAATAAAAAATTAGTAGCTGAAAAATCCACAGTAAGTACAAAACACTTAAGAAATAAAATAGCTGGATATGTTACTAGGTTAGTTAGACAACAACAAGCTGAAATGTAA
- the xth gene encoding exodeoxyribonuclease III has translation MTNINLISWNVNGIRAVARKGFFEWFSNAKPDILCLQEIKAQVEQLPRKLKHVEGYHSYFNPAERKGYSGVATYSALKPKETAITMGIDKFDHEGRFQRFDFDDFILLNLYWPNGGMGEDRLQYKLDFYDAFLDYTNNLRDAGNNLVICGDLNTAHKPIDIARPKENEKVSGFMPVEREWIDKFLANGYLDTFRMFNDKPEQYTWWSYRTRARDRNVGWRLDYFFVNEEFQDNVVDSYILSDVMGSDHCPIGLKIEI, from the coding sequence ATTACAAATATTAACCTAATTTCATGGAATGTAAATGGGATTCGTGCAGTAGCTAGAAAAGGTTTTTTCGAATGGTTTTCTAATGCTAAACCAGATATTTTATGTCTTCAGGAAATTAAAGCTCAAGTTGAACAGCTACCTCGCAAATTAAAACACGTTGAAGGTTATCATAGCTATTTTAATCCAGCAGAAAGAAAAGGATACAGTGGTGTAGCTACATATTCTGCTTTAAAACCAAAAGAAACAGCTATAACTATGGGGATTGATAAATTTGACCACGAAGGTAGGTTTCAAAGATTTGACTTCGATGATTTCATACTTCTTAATCTTTATTGGCCTAATGGTGGTATGGGGGAGGACCGCCTACAATACAAACTCGACTTTTATGATGCATTTCTAGACTACACCAACAATCTCCGTGATGCTGGAAACAATCTCGTGATATGTGGTGATTTAAACACTGCACATAAACCAATAGATATAGCTAGGCCAAAAGAAAATGAGAAAGTTTCAGGATTCATGCCTGTTGAGCGAGAATGGATAGATAAATTTTTAGCTAATGGATATTTAGATACATTTAGAATGTTCAATGACAAACCAGAACAATATACTTGGTGGAGTTATCGTACACGAGCCAGAGACCGTAATGTTGGTTGGAGATTAGATTATTTCTTTGTAAATGAAGAATTCCAGGATAATGTAGTGGATAGCTATATTTTATCTGATGTTATGGGGTCAGACCATTGTCCAATAGGTTTGAAGATAGAGATTTGA
- a CDS encoding endonuclease/exonuclease/phosphatase family protein, with amino-acid sequence MFYIYFFINKEIILYNKLIEREWIDKFLSSGYVDTFIMFNDKTEQYNWWSYRTRAKDRNVEGRLDYFFVNEEFKSNVVDSYILFDVRGSDHYLIGLDIGI; translated from the coding sequence TTGTTTTATATTTATTTTTTTATTAATAAAGAAATTATTTTATATAATAAGTTAATAGAAAGAGAATGGATAGACAAATTCTTAAGCTCAGGATATGTAGACACCTTCATAATGTTCAATGACAAAACTGAACAATATAATTGGTGGAGTTATCGAACAAGGGCAAAAGATAGAAATGTCGAGGGGAGACTTGATTATTTCTTTGTAAATGAAGAATTTAAAAGTAATGTAGTAGATAGTTATATTTTATTTGATGTTAGGGGTTCAGACCACTATCTAATAGGGTTGGATATAGGGATTTGA
- the sppA gene encoding signal peptide peptidase SppA: MEKKTKYFTLGILGGFGIIAIVIAILMFIPLIAMVTGPSTVAVIPVVGEIGYGASSENVTIANPDVFSQMMDEANNDPNIGAIVLDINSPGGSPVAGEEMLEKVNSSQKPVVARISDTGASAAYMVASGADEIVASPSSWVGSIGVILTLSDLSEYYKKQGVDIYSITGGKYKDMGADYRNLTTDEKNMLQTMVDEQYNSFINIVAKNRNLTVDYVKKIAEGKPYTGQQALNISLIDRLGGKDYAIELAANKSNMSYYNVLDYGTGLGFFGI, encoded by the coding sequence ATGGAAAAAAAGACAAAATATTTCACATTAGGAATATTAGGCGGATTTGGTATAATAGCTATAGTAATAGCTATTTTAATGTTTATTCCATTAATTGCAATGGTCACTGGCCCTAGTACAGTGGCTGTTATACCTGTAGTTGGTGAAATTGGTTATGGTGCAAGTAGTGAGAATGTAACTATTGCTAACCCTGATGTATTTAGCCAAATGATGGATGAAGCAAATAATGACCCGAATATAGGGGCAATTGTTCTTGATATAAACAGTCCAGGAGGGAGTCCAGTAGCTGGTGAAGAGATGCTTGAAAAGGTTAACAGCTCGCAAAAACCAGTTGTAGCTAGAATAAGTGATACTGGTGCTTCAGCAGCTTATATGGTAGCTAGTGGTGCTGATGAAATTGTTGCTAGTCCTTCTTCATGGGTTGGAAGCATAGGAGTTATTTTAACATTGAGTGACTTATCTGAATATTATAAAAAACAAGGTGTAGATATTTATTCTATTACTGGTGGAAAATATAAGGATATGGGAGCAGACTATAGAAATTTAACTACTGATGAGAAAAACATGCTTCAAACTATGGTTGATGAACAATATAATTCTTTTATAAATATTGTAGCAAAAAATAGAAACTTAACTGTAGATTATGTTAAAAAAATAGCTGAAGGAAAACCTTATACGGGCCAACAAGCATTAAATATTAGTTTAATAGATCGTTTAGGTGGAAAAGACTATGCTATTGAATTAGCTGCAAACAAATCAAATATGAGTTACTATAATGTTTTAGATTATGGTACAGGACTTGGATTTTTTGGTATTTAA
- a CDS encoding chorismate mutase has product MEHQSLNKERFKDLENSKKILEDSRREIDQIDSELIDLIQKRTSLAKDIVMAKIALDMDIYDESREKLIYEKIIKIANDKDLNENIRNSIIEIVNILTSLSKSEQKKIIDKNL; this is encoded by the coding sequence TTGGAACATCAATCATTGAATAAAGAAAGATTTAAGGATCTAGAAAATTCAAAAAAGATTCTTGAAGATTCCAGAAGAGAAATTGACCAGATTGATAGTGAATTGATAGATTTAATTCAAAAGAGAACTTCATTAGCTAAAGATATCGTCATGGCTAAAATAGCTTTAGATATGGATATTTATGATGAATCAAGGGAAAAGCTTATCTATGAAAAAATAATAAAGATAGCTAATGATAAGGATTTAAATGAAAATATTAGAAATTCTATTATTGAAATTGTGAATATATTAACAAGTTTAAGTAAATCTGAACAAAAAAAGATTATTGATAAAAATTTATAG
- the gdhA gene encoding NADP-specific glutamate dehydrogenase, whose translation MSYVKRILKDLKAKNHDQVEFIDAATEILESIVPVLDEHPEYEENNVLERLVEPERIVMFRVPWVDDNGEIQVNRGFRVQFNSAVGPYKGGLRFHPTVNLSILKFLGFEQIFKNSLTGMSIGGAKGGSDFNPKGKSDGEVMRFCQNFMSELFRFIGPDTDIPAGDMGVSGREVAYLFGQYKKLSTVHVAVLTGAPMEFGGSLVRKEATGYGLIYILDEALRVRNDSFKDKKVVISGSGNVAIYAAEKAVMMGAKVIAMCDSSGYIHDENGLYIPFIKEIKEVNRGRISDYLNYFKKEDLTAEYIENSVIWNVKCDIALPCATQNELSEESAMIIVSNGTNYVAEGANMPSTLKAINVFLNSNLVYLPGKAANAGGVATSALEMAQRSSRLSWTFEEVDSKLKKIMVNIYKNIDEASKKYGAEGNYVVGANIVGFIKVANAMLAQGVV comes from the coding sequence ATTTCCTATGTAAAACGAATCTTAAAAGATTTAAAAGCTAAAAATCATGATCAAGTGGAATTTATTGATGCAGCAACTGAAATTTTAGAATCTATAGTTCCTGTTCTTGATGAACATCCTGAATATGAGGAAAATAATGTTCTTGAGAGATTAGTTGAACCTGAAAGAATAGTAATGTTTAGAGTTCCTTGGGTTGATGATAATGGGGAGATACAAGTAAACAGAGGCTTTAGAGTCCAATTTAATAGTGCAGTAGGTCCATATAAAGGTGGACTTCGTTTCCATCCTACTGTAAATTTGTCTATTCTTAAATTTCTAGGTTTTGAGCAAATTTTTAAAAATAGTCTCACAGGTATGTCAATTGGTGGAGCTAAAGGAGGAAGTGACTTTAATCCAAAGGGAAAGTCTGATGGAGAAGTTATGAGGTTCTGTCAGAATTTTATGAGTGAACTTTTTAGATTTATAGGTCCAGATACTGATATTCCAGCAGGAGATATGGGTGTTAGTGGAAGAGAGGTAGCTTATTTGTTTGGTCAATATAAAAAGCTATCTACTGTCCATGTAGCTGTATTAACTGGTGCGCCAATGGAATTTGGAGGTTCTCTTGTACGAAAAGAAGCTACTGGTTATGGTCTTATTTACATTCTTGATGAAGCTTTAAGAGTTAGAAATGATTCTTTTAAAGATAAGAAGGTTGTTATTTCTGGTTCTGGGAATGTAGCTATTTATGCTGCAGAAAAAGCTGTGATGATGGGGGCAAAAGTAATAGCTATGTGTGATTCTTCTGGTTATATTCATGACGAAAATGGTTTATATATACCTTTTATAAAAGAGATCAAGGAAGTTAATCGAGGCAGAATATCGGATTATCTAAATTATTTCAAAAAGGAAGATTTAACTGCTGAATACATTGAAAATAGTGTTATATGGAATGTTAAATGCGACATAGCTTTGCCTTGTGCAACTCAAAATGAATTAAGTGAAGAATCTGCAATGATTATAGTTTCCAATGGAACAAATTATGTAGCTGAAGGGGCAAATATGCCTTCAACATTGAAAGCTATAAACGTATTTTTAAATAGTAATCTTGTTTATCTCCCAGGCAAAGCTGCAAATGCTGGTGGAGTTGCAACAAGTGCTTTAGAGATGGCTCAACGTAGTTCACGCTTATCTTGGACATTTGAAGAGGTTGACTCTAAACTAAAAAAGATAATGGTTAATATATATAAAAATATAGATGAAGCTTCTAAAAAATATGGTGCTGAAGGTAATTATGTAGTTGGTGCTAATATTGTAGGCTTTATAAAAGTAGCTAATGCAATGCTTGCTCAGGGTGTGGTTTAA